In Paenibacillus sp. 1781tsa1, one DNA window encodes the following:
- a CDS encoding extracellular solute-binding protein, producing the protein MKKRMGSILLSSLLTMSLLAGCTGDNEPGNAEPAEGTEPAVQALTEIPLPITSEPFTIDYWRANDAKLTASLNNFGDMAAYKEKEKLTGIQVKFTHPPLGQQRDQFNLLISTKELPDVIYYNWADAVGGPEKMIKDGRIIRLNELIDSYAPNLKRIIESDPDVKKQIALDDGTIYMFPLLKLDALKLNATSGLIMRQDWLDQLNLKVPTNIDEWYTVLKAFKEQDPNGNGKPDELPFTGNWGPGNLTKLHDFAAAFGVIGGFQLNGDKVEFGPIQPGYRDFLETMAKWYKEGLIDPEIMTNDGKAFDYKVTSNLAGAYQGGVFSGMGKYFNLMRDTDPNFNLTGVPWPVSADGTSYATFNLENKVLSYGEAITASADEDKLKYIVQWMDYNYSEEGSDLFNFGIENDSYVRDGEGVKFTDTIIDNANGLTYDQALASYALSIMDGPINQDSRYLDALLFDDGQRAANAEWMKASSALTLPPIRLSTEEVTTSTSIMSQVNTYLNETMTAIISGQKPITEFDKMTDTIKSMDIERAIEVHQAAYDRYQSK; encoded by the coding sequence GTGAAAAAAAGAATGGGGTCCATCCTGTTGTCATCGCTACTTACCATGTCTTTGCTGGCGGGCTGTACGGGGGATAATGAACCAGGTAACGCAGAGCCGGCAGAAGGAACAGAACCTGCAGTTCAGGCGTTGACGGAGATACCGCTACCAATTACAAGTGAGCCATTTACCATTGACTACTGGCGCGCCAATGACGCCAAACTGACAGCTTCCTTGAACAATTTTGGCGATATGGCCGCTTACAAGGAGAAGGAGAAGTTGACGGGTATCCAAGTGAAGTTCACACATCCTCCGCTTGGACAACAGCGTGACCAATTCAATCTGTTGATCTCCACAAAGGAGCTGCCGGACGTTATTTATTATAACTGGGCCGATGCGGTTGGCGGACCGGAAAAAATGATCAAGGACGGCCGGATCATCCGATTAAATGAATTGATCGACAGTTATGCACCGAACTTGAAGCGGATCATTGAATCCGATCCGGATGTGAAGAAGCAGATTGCACTCGACGATGGAACGATCTATATGTTTCCGCTGCTGAAGCTGGATGCATTGAAACTGAATGCCACTTCCGGTTTGATTATGCGCCAGGATTGGCTCGATCAACTGAATCTCAAGGTACCTACCAACATCGATGAGTGGTATACGGTACTCAAGGCATTCAAGGAACAGGACCCTAACGGCAATGGCAAGCCAGATGAGCTGCCATTCACCGGCAACTGGGGACCGGGCAACCTAACCAAGCTCCATGATTTTGCGGCGGCCTTTGGTGTCATTGGTGGCTTCCAGTTGAATGGAGACAAGGTGGAGTTTGGACCAATTCAGCCGGGTTACCGTGATTTTCTGGAGACCATGGCCAAGTGGTACAAGGAAGGGCTGATTGATCCCGAGATCATGACCAATGACGGCAAAGCGTTCGACTATAAGGTCACCAGCAATCTGGCAGGCGCATATCAGGGCGGTGTATTCAGTGGTATGGGGAAATACTTCAATCTGATGAGAGATACCGATCCGAACTTTAACCTAACCGGTGTACCGTGGCCCGTATCTGCGGATGGAACTTCGTATGCTACCTTTAATCTGGAGAATAAGGTCCTAAGTTATGGTGAGGCTATTACGGCTTCTGCAGACGAAGATAAATTGAAATATATTGTGCAATGGATGGACTACAACTATAGCGAAGAGGGTAGTGATCTGTTCAACTTTGGTATCGAGAATGACAGTTATGTTCGGGACGGAGAAGGTGTGAAATTCACAGATACCATCATTGATAATGCAAACGGTCTGACGTATGATCAGGCATTGGCTTCCTATGCCTTGTCCATTATGGACGGTCCAATCAATCAGGATAGCCGTTACCTGGATGCCTTATTATTTGACGACGGACAGCGTGCAGCGAATGCGGAATGGATGAAAGCAAGCTCGGCCTTAACACTCCCTCCAATTCGCTTGTCTACAGAAGAGGTAACCACAAGTACGTCCATCATGAGCCAGGTGAATACGTATTTGAATGAGACGATGACAGCCATCATTAGCGGACAGAAACCAATCACTGAATTTGACAAGATGACCGACACCATCAAGAGCATGGACATTGAGCGGGCGATTGAGGTTCATCAGGCGGCTTATGACCGATATCAGTCCAAATAA
- a CDS encoding carbohydrate ABC transporter permease, producing MKQSIGERVFDVFNTLLLLVIMILCFYPMLYVFNSSISDPDQMLRSRSLMLIPEGFQLGAYKSVFQDTRIYTGYMNTLFYVVVGTAINLLMTSLAAYGLSRSDLMGRKTLMKLITFTMFFGGGMIPTFLLIQNLGMVDTRFALIIPGAISTFYFLIMKTNFEGIPISLIESAKLDGANDFLILFRIVLPLSKPILAVMMLYYAVDHWNDYVGPMLYLRSQELYPIQIIMRDILISSSTEAMGAGADTGFAIGENIKYATIIISTLPIMLVYPFIQRYFVQGALIGAVKQ from the coding sequence ATGAAACAGTCTATAGGGGAACGAGTTTTTGATGTATTTAATACCCTGCTGCTCTTGGTCATCATGATTTTATGCTTTTACCCGATGCTGTACGTGTTCAATTCTTCCATCAGCGATCCGGATCAGATGCTGCGTTCCCGGTCACTGATGCTCATTCCTGAAGGGTTCCAGCTGGGAGCGTACAAGTCGGTATTTCAGGATACTCGCATCTATACGGGATATATGAACACCTTGTTCTATGTTGTGGTGGGTACAGCCATCAATCTGCTCATGACTTCGCTGGCAGCATATGGGTTATCACGCAGTGATCTGATGGGCAGAAAAACGTTGATGAAGTTGATTACGTTCACGATGTTTTTCGGCGGGGGCATGATCCCGACTTTTCTGCTGATTCAAAATCTCGGGATGGTGGATACCCGTTTTGCGCTTATTATTCCGGGTGCCATCAGCACATTTTATTTCCTCATTATGAAAACAAACTTTGAAGGCATTCCGATCAGTCTGATCGAATCGGCGAAGCTTGATGGCGCCAATGACTTTCTGATTTTGTTCCGAATCGTACTGCCTTTGTCAAAGCCAATCCTGGCGGTCATGATGCTGTATTATGCGGTTGACCATTGGAATGATTATGTCGGGCCAATGCTCTATCTACGCAGTCAAGAGTTATATCCGATTCAGATTATTATGCGTGATATTCTGATCAGCAGCAGTACGGAGGCCATGGGTGCTGGCGCCGATACCGGCTTTGCCATTGGGGAGAACATCAAATATGCGACCATTATTATCTCCACGCTGCCGATTATGCTGGTATATCCATTCATCCAACGTTATTTTGTTCAGGGCGCTCTAATCGGTGCTGTGAAACAATAA
- a CDS encoding sugar ABC transporter permease — MELNRSRGIEPGRLKPASKWSSVKKELVRNRYVYLMLVPVVAYYLIFSYGPMYGLLMAFQESYNPIKGILAGEWVGFDNFTMFFESYYFWRLIKNTLILSFYSIVFGFPAPILLALLLNEVRKKWFRGAVQTISYMPHFISVVVVVGMLKTFSSLDGGLFNVIRDFFDLQPIMFLAEKDMFRPMYILSNIWQGAGWASIIFLAALSGIDPQLYEASKIDGAGRWRQLLHITLPGIMPTIVIMLILRMGAVMNADFQKILLMQTAPTYETSDVISTFVYRSGILEGNYTYSTAIGLFNGVINFALLIIANAISRKLNSTSLW, encoded by the coding sequence ATGGAGCTGAATCGAAGCCGGGGGATTGAACCTGGGCGTTTGAAGCCAGCTAGCAAATGGAGTTCGGTGAAAAAGGAACTTGTCCGCAACAGATACGTTTATCTGATGCTCGTTCCTGTGGTAGCCTACTATCTGATTTTCAGCTATGGGCCAATGTACGGGCTACTGATGGCATTTCAGGAATCCTACAACCCGATCAAAGGAATCTTGGCAGGCGAATGGGTCGGATTTGATAACTTCACCATGTTTTTTGAAAGTTATTATTTCTGGCGACTGATTAAGAACACACTGATTTTGAGTTTTTACAGTATTGTGTTTGGTTTCCCGGCTCCGATTCTACTAGCACTGTTGCTGAATGAAGTCCGGAAGAAGTGGTTCAGAGGTGCAGTACAGACCATCAGTTATATGCCGCATTTTATTTCGGTTGTCGTCGTGGTTGGAATGTTGAAAACGTTCTCATCTCTGGACGGTGGGTTATTTAACGTCATTCGTGACTTTTTTGATCTGCAGCCAATTATGTTTTTGGCGGAAAAAGATATGTTCCGTCCGATGTACATCCTGTCCAACATATGGCAGGGCGCAGGCTGGGCCTCGATTATCTTTTTGGCAGCACTAAGTGGTATTGATCCTCAGTTGTATGAAGCTTCCAAAATTGACGGCGCAGGCCGCTGGAGACAGCTGTTACATATTACACTGCCGGGCATCATGCCCACAATTGTGATCATGTTAATTCTGCGTATGGGGGCGGTCATGAACGCGGATTTTCAGAAAATATTACTGATGCAAACGGCACCGACCTATGAGACATCGGATGTCATATCCACCTTTGTTTATCGTTCCGGTATTTTGGAGGGGAACTATACGTATTCAACCGCCATCGGACTATTTAACGGCGTCATTAATTTCGCGCTGCTCATTATTGCGAATGCAATCAGCAGAAAGCTTAACTCAACCAGTCTCTGGTAA
- a CDS encoding response regulator, whose protein sequence is MYKVLLVDDEFMISDGISSVVNWSRLGTELIGIAQNGLEALASIEQQRPDIIISDIRMPGMDGLQLVEAVAEKYQHISFIMLTGFTEFEYAKTAMQYGVKHYLLKPCSEEHLVQAISELVSEKRELTDQERFVQSIQYNLERVLPHAKEYFLKELVTNRTYGVKEWKYFEELFDVQFQDQRVRLLLVEIEGDHEYLHLFAVKNIAEDIFHNPILSATVGRHVLLIMEDKLSETQLFHNIDEIRATFIRYYHDDLTIALSEPGDLSQARHLYMQTLVYLNYRFYLGEGSLIMERDIYSPGERILPEFEYDPERMVTAIKAGHWQEVGSELNRMFQMLASLRYDISQTKSYLIQMFMEMIRLSGSAEMKRYMDQLPGMIESSTLHSFQQFLLAVAKEITLRRYEQHRSRQSQMVGSVKQLVEKRYQDETLTLQSIAGEIYMNPDYIGKMFKKETGEKFTNYVLSYRIRKALELLEQDGNCTVSSLAEQTGFGANWPYFSKMFKKYTGFSPSEYKKVP, encoded by the coding sequence ATGTACAAGGTTTTGTTGGTCGATGATGAATTTATGATTTCGGACGGGATCTCCAGTGTGGTGAACTGGTCCCGATTAGGAACAGAACTGATTGGTATTGCTCAAAATGGATTGGAAGCGCTTGCTTCAATCGAGCAGCAACGCCCGGATATCATCATCTCGGACATCCGCATGCCGGGAATGGATGGATTACAGCTGGTTGAAGCTGTGGCAGAGAAGTATCAGCATATCTCATTCATCATGCTCACGGGTTTTACGGAGTTTGAATATGCGAAGACCGCCATGCAGTATGGGGTGAAGCACTACTTGCTCAAGCCCTGCAGTGAAGAGCATCTTGTACAGGCTATTAGTGAATTGGTCAGTGAGAAGCGAGAGTTGACCGATCAGGAGCGTTTTGTGCAGTCAATCCAATATAATCTGGAGCGTGTACTGCCACATGCCAAGGAATATTTTCTGAAAGAATTGGTGACCAACAGAACCTATGGGGTCAAGGAATGGAAGTATTTCGAGGAATTATTCGATGTACAGTTTCAGGATCAACGTGTGCGGTTGCTGCTGGTAGAGATCGAGGGGGATCATGAGTATTTGCACTTGTTTGCGGTGAAGAACATTGCCGAGGATATTTTTCACAATCCCATCTTAAGTGCCACGGTTGGAAGGCATGTGCTACTAATTATGGAGGACAAGTTGTCTGAAACGCAGTTGTTCCATAATATCGATGAGATTCGCGCCACATTTATCCGATATTATCATGACGATCTCACGATTGCCCTGAGCGAGCCAGGAGATCTTTCGCAGGCACGCCATTTGTACATGCAGACGCTAGTTTATCTCAATTACCGCTTTTACCTCGGTGAGGGCAGTCTCATTATGGAGCGGGATATTTACTCTCCCGGAGAGCGCATTCTTCCTGAGTTCGAATACGATCCGGAGCGGATGGTTACTGCAATCAAGGCGGGACACTGGCAGGAAGTCGGATCAGAGCTGAACCGGATGTTTCAGATGCTTGCCAGCTTGCGATACGATATATCCCAAACAAAGTCCTATCTTATTCAGATGTTTATGGAGATGATTCGACTCAGCGGCTCTGCCGAGATGAAAAGGTATATGGACCAGTTGCCAGGCATGATTGAATCCAGCACCCTGCATTCTTTTCAACAGTTTCTGCTTGCCGTTGCCAAGGAAATCACGCTGCGCCGCTACGAACAACATCGCTCGAGACAATCGCAGATGGTAGGTAGTGTGAAACAGCTGGTAGAGAAGCGCTACCAGGACGAGACATTGACACTCCAGTCCATCGCTGGGGAAATATACATGAATCCAGACTACATTGGCAAAATGTTCAAGAAAGAAACTGGTGAGAAATTTACGAACTATGTGTTAAGCTACCGCATTCGCAAAGCGTTGGAGCTTCTGGAGCAGGACGGGAACTGCACGGTATCCTCGCTTGCCGAGCAGACGGGGTTTGGTGCCAACTGGCCGTATTTCAGCAAAATGTTCAAGAAATATACGGGCTTCTCCCCTTCCGAGTATAAAAAAGTACCCTAG
- a CDS encoding MFS transporter, with protein MRWLDNYPKEVRIFLLASLVNATGSALMWPLTTMYVFDELGRTMANAGFVILIQSLGGIFGQLLGGSLYHRVGVKKLIIGSLALNALGLFALPWISAYWVIFICAMGWIGLFSSLSLPAIQAFIGFRFAERRGELFNIIYVANNIGVAIGTALSGFLADFSYHLSFVLNGVTSAGFAMFFWYYLSRVEPDQGEVHLTKRKTVPDGPGVWALLGNTRLYLFMSLGVLFLLFGNSIWNTGVSPYIISEGMEKRMYGLLWTLNGVLIFVGQPFTSWVKRTMARTSTAQMTVSAVFYGMAYIVMITMYSYPGMVLAMVLATFGEMLISPATPAFISEHAGRAAPFYIGISGGIGAVGRVIGPYAMGVMYDKQGLIPVAWLATGTAVLAVLGFVLHAVLNRNREVKEYGMDT; from the coding sequence ATGAGATGGCTGGATAACTATCCAAAAGAAGTGAGAATTTTTTTGCTGGCAAGTCTGGTTAACGCAACCGGTAGTGCCTTGATGTGGCCGCTGACCACCATGTATGTGTTTGATGAGCTAGGACGGACGATGGCTAACGCGGGTTTTGTAATCCTCATTCAGTCCCTGGGTGGTATCTTCGGACAATTGCTTGGAGGTTCATTGTACCATCGAGTGGGCGTGAAGAAGCTGATCATTGGTTCACTGGCGCTTAATGCGTTAGGTTTGTTTGCGCTGCCCTGGATTAGTGCGTATTGGGTCATATTTATATGTGCCATGGGTTGGATTGGTCTGTTCAGTTCATTGTCGCTGCCAGCGATTCAGGCCTTTATCGGCTTCCGGTTTGCGGAGCGACGCGGTGAATTATTCAATATTATCTATGTGGCGAACAATATCGGGGTGGCGATTGGTACGGCGCTGAGTGGTTTTCTGGCTGACTTTTCCTATCACCTCAGCTTTGTACTGAACGGAGTGACTTCAGCCGGATTTGCGATGTTCTTCTGGTATTATCTGTCGCGGGTTGAACCGGATCAGGGGGAAGTACATCTGACGAAACGCAAAACTGTTCCCGATGGGCCGGGCGTCTGGGCATTGCTGGGCAATACCCGATTATATCTGTTTATGAGCTTGGGCGTGTTGTTCCTGTTATTCGGCAATTCCATATGGAATACCGGCGTATCTCCGTATATCATTTCTGAGGGTATGGAAAAAAGAATGTACGGTCTGCTCTGGACCCTGAACGGGGTGCTGATCTTTGTGGGCCAACCTTTCACCAGCTGGGTTAAACGGACCATGGCCCGTACCTCTACGGCCCAGATGACCGTGAGTGCGGTATTCTACGGCATGGCCTACATTGTCATGATTACCATGTACAGCTATCCAGGCATGGTGCTTGCAATGGTACTTGCCACGTTTGGGGAGATGTTGATCTCCCCTGCAACGCCTGCATTTATCTCGGAGCATGCGGGCAGGGCTGCTCCTTTTTACATCGGGATATCGGGTGGAATCGGTGCGGTTGGACGGGTTATCGGGCCCTATGCGATGGGGGTCATGTATGATAAGCAAGGACTTATTCCTGTAGCGTGGCTGGCAACGGGCACAGCGGTGCTTGCGGTACTGGGTTTTGTACTGCACGCAGTGTTAAACCGTAATCGTGAAGTGAAGGAGTATGGGATGGATACGTAA
- a CDS encoding molybdopterin-dependent oxidoreductase, translating into MIDQENGVFAAVCPLDCPDTCGLLLHKENGKIVKVAGNPDHPITKGAICNKVRNMTERVYHSERLQYPMRRVGAKGEGKFERISWDEAIGEITTKFTALSETYGPESILPYSFYGNMGILGVDGMDRRFFNALGASVLEQTICNAAGNTGWKYTMGANHGTVPEDTEHADLILVWGGNIVSTNMHQVVLAEKARKKGAQIVVIDVHRNRTAQWGDWFIPLYPGTDSALALGLMHVLFERGLTDEAFMQKYTVGHEALRDHVRSYTPERVARITGVPEESIVELAERYGNAQAAHIHIGNGLQHHDNGGMNVRSVACLPAITGQWLKQGGGAVRTNSYASTNSDALERPELRQNPEPRVVNMNRIGEALLEAEQPIRAMMVYCSNPLVVAPDTERVERGFAREDLFTVVHDLFMTDTAKYADILLPATSSFEATDLYASYWHQYVHLQEPVIAPIGESKSNVELFSLLGQAMGYDPAIFGETPEQMIKDALQDTGNPYMNGVTLEGLKEHRFVKLDMSSHAAFLDQLPTPSGKIELYSETMEQRGLPPLPTYSALVEGYDGENPAGPADTYPLMFLSPPNHNFLNSTFGNSAKHQRLEKMPLLQMHPEDAARRNVQDGDVVVVWNDRGRIELTAKVSEAMLPGTVISQGLWWDGEGKKQRTNSLTSNRLSDMGNGATFFSATVEVKRQ; encoded by the coding sequence ATGATCGATCAGGAGAATGGGGTATTTGCAGCGGTATGCCCGCTCGATTGTCCAGACACTTGTGGTCTGTTACTACATAAAGAGAACGGCAAAATTGTGAAGGTGGCGGGCAATCCGGACCATCCGATAACCAAGGGTGCCATTTGTAATAAAGTTAGAAATATGACGGAGCGGGTGTATCACTCCGAGCGTCTACAATATCCGATGAGACGTGTTGGAGCCAAGGGTGAAGGCAAGTTCGAACGAATCAGTTGGGATGAAGCAATTGGGGAGATTACGACCAAATTCACTGCATTGTCCGAGACCTATGGACCTGAGAGCATCCTGCCCTACAGCTTCTACGGTAACATGGGCATTCTCGGCGTAGACGGCATGGATCGACGTTTCTTTAATGCACTAGGTGCAAGTGTCTTGGAGCAGACGATCTGTAATGCCGCCGGAAATACGGGCTGGAAATATACGATGGGTGCCAACCATGGAACGGTGCCGGAAGATACGGAGCATGCGGATCTCATTCTGGTGTGGGGCGGCAATATCGTCAGTACGAATATGCATCAGGTCGTTTTGGCGGAGAAAGCCCGCAAGAAAGGCGCCCAGATCGTCGTAATCGACGTTCATCGCAATCGTACCGCTCAATGGGGCGACTGGTTTATTCCTCTGTACCCAGGCACGGACAGCGCTCTGGCGCTGGGATTGATGCATGTGCTGTTCGAACGGGGACTGACGGATGAAGCGTTTATGCAAAAGTATACGGTAGGACATGAGGCACTACGTGATCATGTCCGCAGTTACACCCCTGAACGCGTTGCGCGCATTACTGGTGTGCCGGAGGAGAGCATTGTGGAGCTGGCTGAACGGTATGGCAACGCACAGGCAGCCCATATTCACATCGGCAATGGCCTCCAGCACCATGATAATGGGGGTATGAACGTGCGTAGCGTAGCTTGTCTGCCTGCCATTACAGGGCAATGGCTGAAACAAGGCGGCGGTGCCGTGCGTACCAACAGCTACGCGAGCACGAATAGCGATGCGCTGGAACGTCCTGAACTGCGGCAGAATCCGGAGCCGCGGGTGGTGAACATGAACCGGATTGGTGAAGCGTTGCTGGAAGCAGAGCAGCCGATCCGGGCCATGATGGTCTACTGCAGCAACCCACTGGTGGTGGCACCGGATACGGAACGAGTGGAGCGAGGTTTTGCAAGGGAAGATCTGTTCACGGTTGTGCATGATCTGTTCATGACGGATACCGCGAAATATGCAGATATCTTGTTGCCAGCTACGTCTTCATTTGAAGCGACGGACCTGTATGCCTCCTATTGGCATCAGTATGTTCATCTGCAAGAGCCGGTCATTGCGCCGATTGGAGAGAGTAAGAGTAATGTGGAACTGTTTTCTCTGCTTGGGCAGGCCATGGGGTACGATCCTGCAATCTTCGGAGAAACGCCGGAACAGATGATTAAGGACGCACTCCAGGATACAGGTAATCCTTATATGAATGGAGTTACGTTAGAAGGACTGAAGGAACACCGATTCGTGAAGCTGGATATGTCATCACATGCTGCATTTCTGGATCAGCTGCCCACGCCTTCAGGCAAAATTGAATTGTATTCGGAGACGATGGAACAGCGAGGGCTTCCGCCGCTCCCTACCTATAGCGCACTGGTTGAAGGATATGATGGGGAGAATCCGGCTGGACCTGCCGATACGTATCCGCTGATGTTCCTGTCACCGCCAAATCATAATTTCCTGAACTCGACCTTCGGTAACTCAGCCAAACATCAGCGTTTGGAAAAGATGCCTTTATTGCAAATGCATCCCGAGGACGCTGCCCGCAGAAACGTGCAGGATGGCGATGTAGTGGTCGTATGGAATGATCGTGGGCGTATCGAACTTACCGCCAAGGTGAGTGAAGCCATGTTGCCGGGGACCGTCATCAGTCAAGGGTTATGGTGGGATGGTGAAGGTAAGAAGCAACGGACGAATTCGCTTACGTCCAATCGGTTGTCGGACATGGGTAACGGGGCTACATTCTTCTCGGCCACTGTCGAAGTGAAGCGTCAATGA
- a CDS encoding formate/nitrite transporter family protein, whose protein sequence is MAAKTPLEVAQYTAQTGMKKAQNPVSSVLVLSFLAGAFIALGFLLDIRVIASAPAEWGSLVNLIGAAVFPVGLILVLIGGGELLTGNMMAVPLATIARKLSVGSMVKNLTLVTLGNFLGAIFVAYAFGHVLGLTGEGVYLAKVVDMAGHKLHDGFLQAFISGIGCNWLVALAVWLSYASDTMSGKVLGIWFPTMAFVAIGFQHVVANMFLIPAAIFEGHYSWGQYVMNFIPVWLGNLTGGALFVAAAYWVVYLRQAEPKVKPEVATSIEAVETEARAMWSKQA, encoded by the coding sequence ATGGCAGCAAAAACACCTCTTGAGGTTGCACAATATACGGCGCAAACAGGCATGAAGAAGGCTCAAAATCCGGTGTCTTCTGTACTGGTGCTCAGTTTCCTAGCAGGGGCTTTTATTGCACTGGGTTTTCTACTGGATATTCGGGTGATTGCTTCTGCGCCCGCAGAGTGGGGGAGTCTGGTCAATCTGATTGGAGCAGCAGTGTTCCCGGTAGGATTAATCTTGGTACTCATAGGTGGCGGTGAATTGCTGACAGGGAATATGATGGCTGTTCCGCTCGCTACGATCGCACGCAAACTGTCAGTAGGCAGCATGGTGAAGAATCTTACATTAGTAACGCTAGGTAATTTTCTTGGAGCAATCTTTGTCGCATACGCCTTTGGACATGTACTTGGTCTGACCGGAGAGGGTGTATATCTGGCTAAAGTGGTCGATATGGCTGGTCACAAGTTGCATGACGGATTCCTGCAGGCTTTTATCTCCGGTATCGGCTGTAACTGGCTGGTCGCGTTGGCCGTGTGGCTATCTTATGCATCAGATACGATGAGTGGCAAGGTACTGGGTATTTGGTTTCCAACGATGGCGTTTGTAGCTATTGGATTCCAGCACGTTGTGGCCAACATGTTCCTCATCCCGGCGGCAATCTTCGAAGGACATTATTCGTGGGGCCAATATGTAATGAATTTCATTCCGGTATGGCTTGGGAATCTGACTGGAGGTGCTCTGTTTGTAGCTGCAGCCTATTGGGTGGTGTACCTGCGCCAAGCTGAGCCAAAAGTGAAACCGGAAGTAGCAACGTCGATCGAAGCTGTGGAGACTGAGGCCAGAGCGATGTGGAGTAAGCAGGCATAG
- a CDS encoding FAD-dependent oxidoreductase, translated as MKIAVIGCTHAGTAAIVNTAKLYPDATITVYERNDNISFLSCGIALYVGGVVKDPDGLFYSSPNQLAELGVETKMLHEVTAVDAKGHTLQAKNLQTGEEFEDTFDKLIVTTGSWPVVPKLEGIEMDNILLCKNYNHSNTIIEKAKNAKRVTVVGAGYIGVELVEAFQMNGKEVTLIDSVDRILNKYLDPEFTDAIEDTLTGRGIKLALGQTVQKFTGENGKVTKVITSKGEFETDLVILCIGFRPNTELLKGQVDMLPNGAIIVDKYMQTSQKDVFAAGDSCAIHYNPTGKASYIPLATNAVRMGTLVARNLVRPTTPYMGTQGTSGIKIYEQNIAGTGMTEMSAADEGLIVEAVVLEDSYRPEFMPTAEKLLLKVVYEQATRRIVGAQVMSQVDLTQSINTISVCIQNNMTVDELAFIDFFFQPQYNKPWNFLNTAGLQALPPVEVKAPAMV; from the coding sequence ATGAAAATCGCAGTTATCGGATGTACACACGCAGGAACCGCAGCCATCGTAAACACCGCCAAATTATACCCGGATGCTACCATCACCGTGTATGAGCGCAATGACAATATCTCCTTCCTATCTTGTGGCATTGCGCTCTACGTAGGTGGAGTTGTGAAAGACCCTGACGGCTTGTTCTATTCTTCGCCTAATCAATTGGCAGAGCTTGGTGTGGAGACCAAGATGCTTCATGAAGTTACAGCAGTTGATGCCAAAGGTCATACCCTTCAGGCTAAAAACCTGCAAACCGGGGAAGAATTTGAAGATACGTTTGATAAACTGATCGTGACAACAGGTTCATGGCCTGTCGTTCCGAAGCTTGAAGGCATCGAGATGGATAACATTCTGCTATGCAAAAACTACAATCATTCCAACACAATTATTGAAAAAGCCAAAAATGCCAAACGTGTTACTGTTGTAGGAGCTGGATATATCGGCGTTGAATTGGTGGAAGCTTTCCAGATGAACGGCAAGGAAGTTACCCTGATCGACAGTGTGGACCGGATTTTGAACAAATACCTGGACCCTGAGTTCACAGATGCGATTGAAGATACGTTGACTGGGCGTGGCATCAAGCTCGCACTGGGTCAAACGGTACAGAAGTTTACTGGAGAGAATGGCAAAGTGACCAAGGTGATTACGTCCAAAGGGGAATTCGAAACCGATCTGGTTATTCTGTGCATTGGTTTCCGTCCAAATACCGAGCTGCTCAAAGGCCAAGTGGATATGTTGCCAAACGGGGCAATCATCGTGGATAAATATATGCAAACCAGTCAAAAAGACGTCTTCGCTGCGGGTGACAGCTGCGCCATTCATTACAACCCGACAGGTAAAGCATCTTACATTCCACTCGCGACTAACGCTGTGCGGATGGGTACACTCGTAGCCCGTAACCTGGTTCGTCCTACGACACCGTATATGGGTACACAAGGAACATCGGGTATCAAAATTTATGAGCAAAATATCGCGGGTACAGGAATGACTGAAATGTCTGCTGCTGACGAAGGTCTGATTGTGGAGGCGGTAGTACTGGAAGACAGCTATCGTCCGGAGTTCATGCCAACGGCGGAGAAACTGTTGCTCAAAGTGGTATATGAGCAGGCTACTCGTCGGATCGTTGGAGCACAGGTGATGTCTCAGGTTGATCTGACCCAATCGATTAATACAATCTCGGTCTGCATCCAAAACAACATGACCGTAGATGAGCTGGCCTTCATCGACTTCTTCTTCCAGCCACAGTACAACAAACCGTGGAACTTCCTGAACACGGCGGGTCTGCAAGCACTGCCACCGGTAGAAGTAAAAGCACCAGCAATGGTGTAA